CTCGACGACTCGGCGGCGGTCCGCGCGCACGTACTGCGCCTGCTGGCCGCCCAGGCCCGTGCCCAGCAGGAACGGCTGACGGACACCGTCGCCCTGCCGTGCGAGGCACGTCTCGCGGCCTGGCTGCTCCACGCGGCGGCGGACGGCGGGCGGGTGGTGTGCCTGCCCGGGTCCCAGCAGGGGCTCGCCGACCTGCTGGGCGTCACCCGGGTGACGGTCAACCGCGCCCTGTCCTGGCTGCGGCGCGACGGCCTCGTCCGGCCGGCGGCGAACGGGCGGATCGAGTTGCTCGCGCCGGAGCTGCTCGCGTTGCGGGCGATGGCGGAACGCGGCTGACGCGCCGCTTCCGCGGGGCCCGGGGGTGACGGCTCCTACAGCGCCCGCAGCGCCGCCGACGTGGCCCGGGCCAGGGAAGCCAGGTATCCCTTGGGCAGCTTCGGGCTGCGGATCACCACCGAGCGCCAGTACAGCGGGCCCGAGATCAGGTCGAGGGCCAGGTCGTGGTCGATGCCCTCGCGGAGTTCGCCGCGGCGCTCCGCCGCCGTGACGATGCCGGTGGCGACGCCGTCCTGCCCCTCGCGCAGGGCCTTCTGCAGGGCCTCGGCGATGTCGGGGTTGCGGGCCGCCTCGGCCTGGAGGTCGGGGATGATCTGCGAGGCGACGGGGTGGCGCAGGGCGCGGGACGTCACCTCGTAGAGCAGCCGCAGGTCGCCCTCCAGGGAGCCGGTGTCCGGCGCGGGCAGGCCCTGCACGGCGAGCGCCGAGACGATGTCCAGGACCAGGTGCAGCTTCGAGCGCCAGCGGCGGTAGACCGCCGTCTTCCCGACGCCCGCCCGGCGCGCGATCCCCTCGATGGACATCCGCGCGTAGCCGACGGCCGCGAGTTCCTCGAAGACGGCCGCCCGGATGGCTTCCGTCACGTCCTCCCGCAGTACGGCCGCCCCCGCGGGGGCCCGGCGGCGCGGGGGCTGCTGGGGCTCGTCGGGCTTCGTCGTCATGCCGGACAGCATAGGGCGTCACGACGAAACGGTTGCGTTCCGACGCTCGCCCGACGTACGCTCCCGTTACGACGATACGGTCCCGTCCCGACGTAAAAACTCGTGAAGAGTCCGGTAAGAAGCACCCCTCACGACCCTTCGCGGCCCCTCAGGTCCCCCCTCCCCCCGAGCGAAAGCAGCGGATGTGAGCCAGGTCCTCCACACACCGCCCCAGACCCCGGCCCCGGCCCCCACCCCGGCCGAACACGACCTCGCGGCCCTCGCCGCCCGGCACGGCCTCTCCGTCAGCGGCGCCCGCCCCTCCCTGCCCGAGTACGTCCGCCAGCTGTGGGCCCGCCGCCACTTCATCACCGCGTTCGCCACCGCCAAGCTCACCGCCCAGTACAGCCAGGCGAAGCTCGGCCAGGTGTGGCAGGTGATGACCCCGCTGCTGAACGCGGCGGTCTACTACTTCATCTTCGGCGTGCTGCTCGGCACCAAGCACGGCGTGCCGGACTACATCCCGTTCCTGGTCACGGGCGTGTTCATCTGGACGTTCACGCAGAGCTCGATCATGGCGGGCACCCGCGCCATCTCCGGCAACCTCGGCCTGGTCCGCGCCCTGCACTTCCCGCGCGCCGCGCTGCCGCTGTCGTTCTGCCTCCAGCAGCTCCAGCAGCTGCTGTTCTCGATGGGCGCCCTGGTCGTCATCCTGCTCTGCTTCGGGGTGCCGGTCCGCGCGTCCTGGCTGCTGGCGGTGCCGGCGCTGTTCCTGCAGTTCACGTTCAACGCGGGCGTCTCCATGGTCATGGCCCGGATGGGTGCCAAGACCCCCGACATCGCCCAGCTGATGCCGTTCGTGCTGCGCACCTGGATGTACGTCTCGGGTGTCATGTGGAGCATCGACAAGCTGGCGCAGAAGGACGGCCTGCCCCACGTGGTGAAGGTCGCGCTGGCGACCAACCCGGCCGCCGTCTACATCGACCTGATGCGCTTCGCCCTGATCGACAGCTTCCACGCGAGCCAGCTGCCCGCCCACGTGTGGGCGATCGCGGCCGGCTGGGCGCTGCTCGCAGGCGTCGGCGGCTTCATCTACTTCTGGAAGGCTGAGGAGACGTACGGCCGTGGCTGAGCACCCGAGCGAGAAGATCCCCACCGTCGTCGCCGACGGCGTCGACATCGTCTACCGCGTCAACGGCACCGGCGCCGGACGCGGCTCCGCGACCGCCGCCCTCAACCGCATCGTGCGCCGCAAGCAGACCGAGAAGGCGGCGGGCGTGCGCCGGGTGCACGCCGTGAAGAACGTGTCCTTCGTCGCCTACCGGGGCGAGGCGATCGGCCTGATCGGAACGAACGGCTCCGGCAAGTCGACCCTGCTGAAAGCCGTCGCCGGGCTCCTCCCCGTGGAGAACGGCCACATCTACACCGACGGCCAGCCCTCCCTCCTCGGCGTCAACGCCGCCCTGATGAACGACCTCACCGGCGAGCGCAACGTCCACCTCGGCGGTCTCGCCATGGGCATGTCCCGGGAGCAGGTCAGGGAGCGCTACCAGGAGATCGTCGACTTCTCGGGCATCAACGAGAAGGGCGACTTCATCACGCTGCCGATGCGCACGTACTCCTCCGGCATGGCGGCCCGGCTGCGGT
This genomic stretch from Streptomyces sp. Go-475 harbors:
- a CDS encoding ABC transporter permease, encoding MSQVLHTPPQTPAPAPTPAEHDLAALAARHGLSVSGARPSLPEYVRQLWARRHFITAFATAKLTAQYSQAKLGQVWQVMTPLLNAAVYYFIFGVLLGTKHGVPDYIPFLVTGVFIWTFTQSSIMAGTRAISGNLGLVRALHFPRAALPLSFCLQQLQQLLFSMGALVVILLCFGVPVRASWLLAVPALFLQFTFNAGVSMVMARMGAKTPDIAQLMPFVLRTWMYVSGVMWSIDKLAQKDGLPHVVKVALATNPAAVYIDLMRFALIDSFHASQLPAHVWAIAAGWALLAGVGGFIYFWKAEETYGRG
- a CDS encoding TetR/AcrR family transcriptional regulator — translated: MTTKPDEPQQPPRRRAPAGAAVLREDVTEAIRAAVFEELAAVGYARMSIEGIARRAGVGKTAVYRRWRSKLHLVLDIVSALAVQGLPAPDTGSLEGDLRLLYEVTSRALRHPVASQIIPDLQAEAARNPDIAEALQKALREGQDGVATGIVTAAERRGELREGIDHDLALDLISGPLYWRSVVIRSPKLPKGYLASLARATSAALRAL
- a CDS encoding ABC transporter ATP-binding protein codes for the protein MAEHPSEKIPTVVADGVDIVYRVNGTGAGRGSATAALNRIVRRKQTEKAAGVRRVHAVKNVSFVAYRGEAIGLIGTNGSGKSTLLKAVAGLLPVENGHIYTDGQPSLLGVNAALMNDLTGERNVHLGGLAMGMSREQVRERYQEIVDFSGINEKGDFITLPMRTYSSGMAARLRFSIAAAKDHDVLLIDEALATGDRSFQKRSEDRIRELRKHAGTVFLVSHNNKSIRDTCDRVLWLERGELRMDGPTEDVLKEYEAFTGDKSPKAGAGAGAKVSS